One genomic region from Halococcus qingdaonensis encodes:
- a CDS encoding iron-containing alcohol dehydrogenase family protein: MSQYDRFRFEYRSGVLKYGTGCVGELSEELERQGFRSGLVVSGSTVGATAEVIDPVIDGLDEELAGVFAETTPEKRLETAYKGLEAMEDNDADVLVSLGGGSSLDVAKVISVLAADDRDPTVVGQELAETGSISIPSGSLPPIVAVPTTLAGADQSIVAGVTATPKSGLNEAVSGGISDPRLMPRAIFYDPALFATTPKRILAASAMNGFDKGLETIYARNATPITDATAAQGLSLLEGSLKELGEQSISEEVLEPIVEGLLLVQYGISRRDGTTLSIIHAFGHGLTRTYDVQQGAAHGIVAPHVLSYLFENADGRRELLAEALVGDGSAAAEEIVESVERIRDALDLLSRLRDVDGPEPSAFPDVAESILTDSFMENRPRDFDPTVSDIEEVLRDAY, encoded by the coding sequence ATGAGCCAGTACGATCGATTTCGATTCGAGTACCGTTCAGGTGTCCTCAAGTACGGAACGGGTTGTGTCGGAGAGCTTTCGGAGGAGCTAGAAAGGCAGGGGTTTCGGAGCGGACTCGTCGTCAGCGGATCGACTGTTGGAGCTACAGCAGAAGTAATCGATCCGGTAATCGATGGACTTGATGAAGAACTGGCGGGCGTGTTCGCCGAGACAACACCTGAAAAACGACTCGAAACCGCCTACAAGGGCCTCGAAGCGATGGAAGACAACGATGCTGATGTCCTCGTTAGCCTCGGTGGCGGCAGCAGTCTCGATGTCGCCAAGGTCATTAGTGTCCTCGCTGCGGACGACCGCGATCCAACGGTCGTTGGTCAGGAACTCGCTGAGACCGGATCGATTTCTATACCGTCCGGTTCGCTACCACCCATCGTTGCCGTTCCCACCACGTTGGCCGGTGCCGACCAATCTATCGTGGCAGGCGTGACCGCCACGCCGAAATCCGGACTCAACGAGGCTGTGAGTGGCGGGATCTCCGATCCACGACTGATGCCGCGAGCGATCTTCTACGATCCTGCACTGTTCGCCACCACGCCGAAGCGGATTCTCGCCGCGTCTGCTATGAACGGGTTCGACAAAGGACTCGAAACGATCTATGCTCGAAACGCGACGCCAATAACGGATGCGACGGCCGCTCAGGGGCTCAGTCTGCTCGAAGGTAGTCTCAAAGAGCTCGGAGAACAGTCTATCTCCGAGGAAGTTCTCGAACCGATCGTCGAAGGACTACTGCTCGTCCAGTACGGCATTTCGAGACGTGACGGAACAACACTCTCGATTATCCATGCGTTCGGGCACGGGCTAACCCGTACCTACGATGTCCAGCAAGGAGCTGCACACGGTATCGTTGCACCACACGTGCTCAGCTACCTCTTCGAGAATGCCGATGGACGACGCGAGCTACTCGCGGAGGCACTCGTCGGTGACGGTTCAGCGGCCGCCGAGGAAATCGTCGAGTCCGTGGAACGAATTCGCGATGCACTGGATCTTCTGTCACGGCTCAGGGATGTCGATGGGCCGGAGCCGTCTGCATTCCCCGACGTGGCTGAATCGATACTCACGGACTCGTTCATGGAGAACAGACCACGCGATTTCGATCCGACAGTAAGCGATATCGAAGAAGTACTACGGGATGCGTATTAA
- a CDS encoding AbrB/MazE/SpoVT family DNA-binding domain-containing protein, which yields MSESTRVTEKGQATIPKELREKYDLEPGDEVVWVDTDEGIVVQKRTRTSGRGLLVPDDISEGKRTEIADELARRVRDRRDRNYEEV from the coding sequence ATGAGCGAATCCACACGCGTCACGGAGAAGGGACAGGCGACGATTCCGAAGGAACTCCGCGAAAAATACGATCTGGAGCCCGGTGACGAGGTCGTCTGGGTCGACACTGACGAGGGCATCGTCGTGCAGAAGCGTACGCGCACCAGCGGGCGCGGGCTACTCGTGCCCGACGATATCTCCGAGGGAAAGCGTACGGAGATCGCCGACGAGTTGGCACGGCGCGTCCGCGACCGCCGGGATCGCAACTACGAGGAAGTCTGA
- the trmY gene encoding tRNA (pseudouridine(54)-N(1))-methyltransferase TrmY — MRQFVVLGHEVPLTADLSLDDLTGAGRLDVLCRCVTSAFCLSHAIREDTRVWLVLRNEFAIRFEGSELRNLNPDERSTAALVRGALDEKDGAIGHMAAESSPGVSISRRGFESVLDELDGTLLELHEAGEPVVESDVPGDPAFVLSDHRDFTAREAELLTERADRRVRLGPERLHADHAITVAHNWLDTGGFARY, encoded by the coding sequence ATGCGCCAGTTCGTCGTTCTCGGTCACGAAGTGCCGCTCACCGCCGATCTCTCGCTGGACGATCTCACGGGGGCCGGGCGACTGGACGTGCTCTGTCGCTGCGTGACCTCGGCGTTCTGTCTCTCGCACGCGATCCGCGAGGACACCCGTGTCTGGCTCGTCCTCCGGAACGAGTTCGCCATCCGGTTCGAGGGCTCGGAGCTCAGAAATCTCAACCCCGACGAGCGCTCGACAGCGGCGCTCGTACGCGGAGCACTCGACGAAAAGGATGGCGCGATTGGCCACATGGCCGCCGAGAGCTCGCCCGGCGTGTCGATCTCGCGGCGCGGGTTCGAGAGTGTGCTCGACGAACTCGATGGCACACTGCTCGAACTTCACGAAGCGGGCGAACCGGTCGTCGAGAGCGACGTACCAGGAGATCCGGCGTTCGTACTCTCGGATCATCGGGATTTCACCGCGCGCGAGGCGGAGTTACTCACGGAGCGGGCCGACCGGCGGGTGCGTCTGGGACCCGAACGGCTCCACGCCGACCACGCGATCACGGTCGCGCACAACTGGCTCGACACGGGTGGGTTCGCGCGCTACTGA
- a CDS encoding IS5 family transposase, which yields MTQISRFTERCVLVAQRVTGDGSESAAPNGGGGFADYALVSLHCLRIYLDTSYRMTIDLLKEMPQITREIGLDAADLPAPSTLCKALDRIEMSLCRVLLRQSAQLHDPSKHAALDATFYDRDRASRHYCQRTNYRVQTLKVTKLVDTESQAVLDVHCSTTLKGSDADLCEQIARRNAGDLRTLTADKGYDKTALRERLRELEIRPLIKHCIRAPYDHAHNARIDADLYAQRSMTETVNSAVKRSLGYAVRARTWFREFREIALMCIVYNIKRAVKQ from the coding sequence ATGACCCAAATCTCTCGCTTCACCGAGCGATGCGTCTTGGTCGCACAAAGAGTTACTGGCGATGGAAGCGAATCCGCCGCCCCGAACGGTGGCGGCGGATTCGCCGATTACGCCCTCGTTTCCCTGCATTGTCTCCGGATTTACCTCGATACGTCCTACCGCATGACCATCGATCTGCTGAAGGAGATGCCACAAATAACCCGGGAGATCGGCCTTGACGCGGCCGATCTCCCTGCACCGTCGACGTTGTGTAAAGCACTCGACCGAATCGAGATGAGCCTCTGTCGAGTGCTACTGCGCCAGTCGGCGCAGTTGCACGATCCGTCCAAACACGCTGCTCTCGACGCCACGTTCTACGACCGAGACCGCGCAAGCCGCCACTACTGCCAGCGCACGAACTACCGCGTGCAGACGCTTAAAGTCACGAAACTCGTCGATACAGAATCCCAAGCCGTCCTCGACGTTCACTGTTCGACCACACTCAAAGGAAGTGACGCCGACCTCTGCGAGCAGATCGCCCGCCGGAATGCGGGCGATCTGCGGACTCTCACTGCGGACAAAGGCTACGACAAGACCGCTCTCCGCGAACGGCTGCGTGAACTCGAGATCCGCCCGCTCATCAAGCACTGCATCCGCGCACCGTACGACCACGCCCATAACGCCCGAATCGACGCGGATCTCTACGCACAGCGGTCGATGACCGAAACCGTGAATTCGGCCGTCAAGCGCTCGCTCGGCTACGCCGTGCGAGCGCGTACCTGGTTCCGTGAGTTTCGAGAGATTGCCCTGATGTGTATCGTCTACAACATCAAACGAGCAGTGAAACAGTGA
- a CDS encoding EamA family transporter: protein MHYLGWALIALVGYSIFTPLASLAMDNAPSSVVAMVANGILLVSAVGLTVYENESVTTYFGGRTALYMVGAGVFLAVGILAYYRALAAGPVSIVTPVYGMFLVGSTALSVLFLDDSLTLQKGAGIALAVVAVYLTATG, encoded by the coding sequence ATGCACTACCTCGGCTGGGCACTCATCGCGCTCGTCGGCTACAGCATCTTCACCCCGTTGGCATCGCTCGCGATGGACAACGCACCGTCGAGCGTGGTCGCGATGGTCGCCAACGGCATCCTCCTCGTCTCGGCGGTCGGCCTCACGGTCTACGAGAACGAGTCGGTGACGACGTATTTCGGCGGGCGGACCGCGCTCTACATGGTCGGTGCGGGCGTGTTCCTGGCGGTCGGGATTCTCGCGTACTACCGCGCGCTCGCGGCCGGTCCGGTGAGCATCGTCACGCCCGTCTACGGCATGTTCCTCGTCGGGAGTACGGCCCTGAGCGTGCTCTTTCTCGACGATTCGCTGACGCTCCAGAAGGGCGCGGGCATCGCGCTCGCGGTCGTCGCGGTCTATCTCACCGCGACCGGGTAG
- a CDS encoding pyridoxamine 5'-phosphate oxidase family protein, giving the protein MVSREVEELIADAPLSAHLATADENRPHVAPVWYGYRDGVLSVLTGDKKLANIRSNPRVAVSIEKQGEHGPEWSVTLLGTATVIEDAERARTARERVFGKYREFDPETEDERGTLVEIEVASATSGRY; this is encoded by the coding sequence ATGGTTTCACGAGAAGTCGAGGAGTTGATCGCCGACGCGCCTCTGAGTGCCCACCTCGCCACCGCAGATGAGAATCGACCACACGTCGCACCCGTCTGGTATGGCTATCGTGACGGCGTGCTGAGCGTGCTCACTGGTGACAAGAAATTGGCCAATATTCGGTCGAATCCGCGTGTCGCCGTCTCGATCGAAAAACAAGGCGAGCACGGTCCTGAATGGTCGGTTACGCTACTTGGGACCGCCACCGTCATCGAGGATGCCGAACGAGCGCGGACCGCTCGCGAACGCGTGTTCGGCAAATATCGGGAGTTCGATCCCGAAACCGAGGATGAACGGGGGACGTTGGTCGAAATCGAAGTCGCCTCGGCGACGAGCGGGCGGTATTGA
- a CDS encoding DoxX family membrane protein: MAIDAGLGAIVFLIARILFGGLFIYQGLNHFLNTDAMAEYAEFKNVTAARFGVLASGGLLVLGGLGILLGVYPAIAAGLLVLFLLVVTPQMHDFWAVSEDQQQDEMTSFIKNVELLAASLIFLALSSETWAYALGIGLGL, translated from the coding sequence ATGGCAATCGATGCTGGACTGGGAGCCATCGTGTTCCTAATCGCGCGTATTCTCTTCGGTGGACTGTTCATATATCAGGGCCTCAACCACTTCCTGAATACCGATGCGATGGCCGAGTATGCCGAGTTCAAGAACGTGACCGCGGCGCGATTCGGTGTTCTCGCCTCGGGTGGACTGCTCGTACTCGGCGGACTCGGTATCCTCCTCGGCGTGTATCCAGCAATCGCCGCAGGACTACTCGTGCTGTTCCTCCTCGTCGTGACACCACAGATGCACGACTTCTGGGCCGTATCAGAGGACCAACAACAAGACGAGATGACGAGCTTCATCAAGAACGTCGAACTCCTCGCTGCCTCGTTGATCTTCCTCGCTCTCAGCAGTGAGACGTGGGCCTATGCACTGGGCATTGGGCTCGGGCTATAA
- a CDS encoding copper-translocating P-type ATPase: MFRRRFWISLVLSIPVIVFSEFIQDVFNYTAPAFPGSEWITPVLSVVVFAYGGVPFLSMARTEFENREPGMMMLISLAITVAFVYSLASLVLPGTTPFFWELVTLIDIMLLGHWMEMRSVRQASGALDELAKLMPDTAERVTEGGDTEEVPIDELTEDDVVLVRPGASVPADGEVAEGESSVDESMITGESRSVEKEPGSEVVAGTVNQDGSLRVRVTTTGDDTTLAGIMRLVDEAQESKSRTQLLADRAAGWLFYVALGVAAITLVGWVVATGFNIGVLERVVTVLIIACPHALGLAVPLVVAINTSTAAQNGMLIRDRIAMEESRNLDTVMFDKTGTLTKGEQGVVGVETADNWNEERAFGVAAAVEGDSEHMIARAIRNAAAERDVDRPVVSEFENLRGLGVRATVDGTTVHLGGPNLLRKFGIERPESITSFAEEAGANAQTVIYLVREETDVVAAFALADVIREESHRTIRALHDMDIEVAMITGDSEDVASAVSKELDIDQYFAEVLPEEKDQMVTQLQEEGKLVAMVGDGVNDAPALTRADVGIAIGSGTDVAIESGDIILVENNPLDVMRLVRLSKASYRKMQENLVWATGYNVFALPLAAGVLAPIGILLSPAVGAVLMSLSTIIVAINARRLSEVDLS, translated from the coding sequence ATGTTCCGCCGACGATTCTGGATATCGCTGGTTCTCTCCATTCCGGTTATCGTCTTCAGCGAATTCATCCAGGACGTTTTCAACTACACCGCGCCTGCCTTCCCCGGCAGCGAATGGATAACACCGGTTCTCTCGGTGGTCGTCTTCGCGTATGGAGGCGTACCGTTCCTCTCGATGGCTCGCACGGAGTTCGAAAATCGCGAGCCGGGCATGATGATGCTCATCTCGCTGGCGATCACCGTCGCGTTCGTCTACTCGCTGGCAAGCCTCGTCCTGCCGGGCACGACGCCGTTTTTCTGGGAGCTGGTGACGCTGATCGATATCATGCTGCTGGGCCACTGGATGGAGATGCGCTCGGTTCGGCAGGCCTCGGGCGCGCTCGATGAACTCGCAAAGCTCATGCCCGACACCGCGGAGCGCGTCACCGAGGGCGGCGATACAGAGGAAGTTCCGATCGATGAATTGACCGAGGACGACGTCGTGCTCGTCCGTCCGGGTGCGAGCGTCCCCGCCGACGGCGAGGTTGCCGAGGGCGAATCGTCGGTCGACGAATCGATGATTACCGGCGAGTCTCGCTCGGTCGAGAAGGAACCCGGTAGCGAAGTCGTCGCCGGGACGGTCAACCAGGACGGCAGTCTCCGTGTGCGGGTGACCACGACGGGTGACGACACGACACTGGCGGGAATCATGCGTCTCGTCGACGAGGCCCAGGAATCGAAGTCCCGGACACAGCTGCTCGCCGACCGCGCTGCCGGCTGGCTGTTCTACGTCGCGCTGGGTGTCGCAGCTATCACGCTGGTCGGCTGGGTGGTTGCGACTGGCTTCAATATCGGTGTGCTCGAACGCGTCGTCACCGTGCTCATCATTGCGTGTCCGCACGCACTGGGGCTAGCCGTTCCGCTCGTGGTCGCCATCAACACCTCGACGGCGGCCCAAAACGGGATGCTCATCCGCGACCGCATTGCCATGGAAGAGTCCCGTAATCTCGACACGGTGATGTTCGACAAGACGGGAACGCTCACCAAAGGCGAGCAGGGTGTCGTCGGCGTCGAAACGGCCGACAACTGGAACGAAGAGCGGGCGTTCGGCGTGGCCGCTGCCGTCGAGGGCGACTCCGAGCACATGATCGCCCGCGCCATTCGGAACGCCGCCGCCGAGCGCGATGTCGACCGTCCAGTCGTCTCAGAATTCGAGAACCTCCGTGGTCTCGGCGTCCGCGCTACCGTGGATGGGACGACCGTGCATCTCGGCGGACCGAACCTCCTCAGAAAGTTCGGTATCGAGCGGCCCGAATCCATCACGTCGTTCGCCGAAGAAGCCGGTGCGAACGCACAGACGGTCATCTATCTGGTTCGGGAGGAAACCGACGTGGTCGCCGCGTTCGCGCTCGCGGACGTGATCCGCGAGGAGAGCCATCGGACGATTCGGGCGCTCCACGATATGGACATCGAGGTGGCAATGATCACCGGCGATTCCGAGGACGTTGCGTCCGCGGTTTCGAAGGAACTCGACATCGACCAGTACTTCGCGGAGGTTCTCCCCGAAGAAAAAGACCAGATGGTCACACAGTTGCAAGAAGAGGGGAAATTGGTGGCGATGGTCGGCGATGGCGTCAACGACGCGCCCGCGTTGACCCGTGCGGACGTCGGTATCGCCATCGGCTCGGGGACCGACGTCGCCATCGAGTCGGGCGACATCATCCTCGTCGAGAACAACCCGCTCGACGTAATGCGCCTCGTGCGCCTCTCGAAGGCAAGCTACCGAAAGATGCAGGAGAATCTCGTGTGGGCAACCGGCTACAACGTCTTTGCGCTCCCGCTCGCTGCGGGGGTACTCGCACCGATTGGCATCCTGCTTTCGCCCGCAGTGGGTGCAGTGCTCATGTCGCTGTCGACGATCATCGTCGCCATCAATGCACGCCGACTCAGTGAGGTGGACCTCTCGTGA
- a CDS encoding DoxX family protein, with protein sequence MLPPTITDEDDGADSTVEVVSDSLEKPYEGSSSIGRCDGDYFAWKSRRKSTDAPDGGGRLMGNLTDRLSASGLGRALFGSVLAFMAFDNFRDLEGSIGYADSKGVPEPETLVPFSSGMLLFGGLGIALGRFKRLAPGAVVSWFVAVTPQMHDFWNMEDDQREGQQIHFLKNLIILGGAFYFLANENED encoded by the coding sequence ATGCTTCCCCCAACTATCACCGATGAAGATGACGGTGCCGATTCAACCGTCGAAGTAGTATCTGATAGTCTAGAAAAACCATATGAAGGCTCATCTTCTATTGGTCGTTGTGATGGCGACTACTTCGCTTGGAAAAGCAGACGGAAATCGACAGACGCACCGGATGGAGGCGGGCGTCTGATGGGAAATTTGACGGATCGTCTCTCGGCTTCGGGCCTTGGACGCGCACTGTTCGGCAGCGTGCTCGCGTTTATGGCGTTCGACAACTTTCGTGACTTGGAAGGATCGATTGGCTACGCTGACTCGAAGGGTGTTCCAGAACCCGAAACACTTGTGCCGTTTTCGAGTGGAATGTTGCTGTTCGGTGGTCTTGGTATCGCACTCGGACGATTCAAGCGACTCGCGCCAGGAGCAGTTGTGTCGTGGTTCGTCGCCGTGACGCCACAGATGCACGACTTCTGGAACATGGAGGACGATCAGCGCGAGGGCCAGCAGATTCACTTTCTGAAGAATCTCATCATCCTTGGCGGAGCGTTCTATTTCCTCGCCAATGAGAACGAAGACTGA
- a CDS encoding winged helix-turn-helix transcriptional regulator — protein sequence MAVNKAQKEVDGLYDEGACSVIDSLEQIGSQWRLIVLHDLQEGEKRFNELKRSTDASSRTLSRVLSDLQETGFITRRLEEDAPVATYYALTEKGTSLCPVFDEIEAWAEEWVQEPTANNMGSD from the coding sequence ATGGCAGTGAACAAGGCGCAGAAGGAAGTGGACGGCCTGTACGACGAGGGAGCGTGTTCGGTCATCGATTCGTTGGAGCAGATCGGGTCGCAGTGGCGACTCATCGTGCTGCACGACCTCCAGGAGGGTGAAAAGCGGTTCAACGAACTCAAGCGCTCCACTGACGCGAGCTCTCGAACGCTGTCACGCGTCCTGAGTGATCTTCAAGAGACGGGGTTCATCACGCGCCGACTCGAAGAGGACGCCCCCGTGGCGACGTACTACGCGCTGACAGAGAAAGGGACATCGCTCTGTCCCGTCTTCGACGAAATCGAGGCATGGGCCGAGGAGTGGGTCCAGGAACCCACAGCCAACAACATGGGATCTGACTAA
- a CDS encoding 3-keto-5-aminohexanoate cleavage protein gives MGYEAYLNGEPVVITAALTGGVHGKEANPNLPETPEEIGSAAADAESAGAAIVHLHARRENGERAFSTERFQAVTDAVRERTDDVIIQHSTGGTGAPIEQRRQSLHTDPSPEMASLDMGPLNRYDHLTSENTRATIDALYDEMADRGIKPELEVFNDGHRNEVHGLLERRDLDDPVYTTLIFGSGTLTRPRPRNFLNAIDDLPDGAMFNTLGFGPHQLPFTTMGILFGGHVRVGLEDNVYYRRGDLAESTAQLVGRTADIAGTLGREVATPTQARRILGL, from the coding sequence ATGGGATATGAGGCGTATCTAAACGGCGAACCCGTCGTCATCACCGCCGCGCTGACCGGCGGCGTTCACGGCAAGGAGGCGAATCCGAACCTTCCGGAAACACCGGAAGAGATCGGGAGCGCAGCCGCCGACGCGGAGTCCGCCGGTGCCGCTATCGTTCACCTCCACGCACGACGAGAAAACGGTGAACGTGCCTTTTCGACCGAACGTTTTCAAGCAGTGACGGACGCTGTGCGTGAACGGACCGATGACGTCATCATCCAGCACTCGACCGGCGGGACTGGCGCACCGATCGAACAACGGCGGCAGTCGCTCCACACCGATCCGTCACCGGAGATGGCATCGCTCGATATGGGACCGCTGAATCGTTACGACCACCTGACCAGCGAGAACACGCGCGCAACCATCGACGCACTCTACGACGAAATGGCTGACCGCGGCATCAAGCCGGAACTCGAAGTGTTCAACGATGGTCACCGTAACGAAGTCCACGGACTGCTCGAGAGACGCGATCTCGACGACCCCGTGTACACGACGCTCATCTTCGGATCGGGAACGCTCACGCGCCCACGCCCACGGAATTTCCTGAATGCCATCGATGACCTCCCCGACGGCGCGATGTTCAACACGCTTGGTTTCGGCCCGCATCAGCTTCCCTTTACGACGATGGGGATTCTCTTCGGTGGACACGTCCGTGTCGGCCTCGAGGACAACGTCTATTACCGACGCGGCGACCTCGCGGAGAGTACTGCACAACTCGTCGGGAGAACCGCAGACATCGCCGGAACCCTCGGTCGGGAGGTCGCAACGCCGACGCAGGCACGGCGGATCCTCGGCCTCTGA
- the aglM gene encoding UDP-glucose 6-dehydrogenase AglM — translation MNVSVVGSGYVGTTVAACLADLGHRVTAIDIDTEIVETINSGETPIHEPGLAELVETHAGERLHATTDHAALRETDITFLALQTPSREDGSIDLGALEAGTRDVGETLAEKEDYHLVVVKSTVIPGTVEERLEPLLEDVSGKEAGEEFGVAVNPEFQSQGSAVADFMGPDKLVFGAEDERALDRLDELYEPLVADNDGIPIVETGRREAMMVKYANNVFLAGKISLINELGNLCKEFGVDSYDVAEAIGLDERISSKFLRSGVGWGGSCFPKDTDALRAAGREAGYEPELLDSVVAVNDGQPRRMLELLERHTDVEDRRIAVLGLAFKPGTDDIRGSRATLVIDDLLDRGASVAAYDPVASDAMAEKFPAVEYVESAQAALADAHGALVVTDWDEFAVLDEEFDDMAQQIVVDGRRIVEPRDGMTYEGLTW, via the coding sequence ATGAACGTGAGCGTCGTCGGCAGCGGCTACGTCGGCACCACGGTCGCGGCGTGTCTCGCCGATCTCGGACATCGTGTGACCGCCATCGACATCGATACGGAGATCGTCGAGACGATCAATTCGGGCGAGACGCCGATCCACGAACCGGGCCTCGCCGAACTGGTCGAAACCCACGCCGGCGAGCGACTGCACGCGACGACCGACCACGCTGCCCTCCGCGAGACGGACATTACCTTTCTCGCGCTCCAGACGCCCTCGCGCGAGGACGGCAGCATCGATCTCGGTGCGCTCGAAGCCGGCACGCGCGACGTGGGTGAGACTCTCGCCGAGAAAGAGGACTATCACCTCGTCGTCGTCAAGAGCACGGTGATTCCCGGAACCGTCGAAGAACGGCTCGAACCGCTGCTCGAAGATGTCTCGGGGAAGGAAGCGGGCGAGGAGTTCGGCGTCGCGGTCAACCCCGAGTTCCAGAGCCAGGGATCGGCCGTCGCCGATTTCATGGGTCCTGACAAACTCGTCTTCGGCGCTGAGGACGAGCGCGCGCTCGATCGCCTCGACGAACTGTACGAACCGCTTGTCGCCGACAACGACGGGATACCGATCGTCGAGACCGGTCGCCGCGAGGCGATGATGGTCAAATACGCCAACAACGTCTTCCTCGCGGGGAAGATCAGCTTGATCAACGAGCTCGGCAACCTCTGCAAGGAGTTCGGCGTCGATTCCTACGACGTGGCGGAGGCCATCGGGCTCGACGAGCGCATCAGCTCGAAATTCCTCCGTTCCGGTGTGGGGTGGGGTGGGTCGTGCTTCCCGAAGGATACCGACGCCCTCCGCGCAGCGGGTCGCGAAGCGGGCTACGAGCCGGAACTGCTCGACAGCGTGGTTGCAGTCAACGACGGTCAACCCCGGCGGATGCTCGAACTGCTCGAACGGCACACGGACGTCGAGGACCGGCGGATCGCCGTGCTCGGGCTCGCCTTCAAACCCGGGACGGACGACATCCGCGGGTCGCGCGCGACGCTCGTCATCGACGACCTGCTCGATCGCGGGGCGAGCGTGGCCGCCTACGATCCGGTCGCCAGCGACGCGATGGCCGAGAAATTCCCCGCCGTCGAGTACGTCGAGTCGGCACAAGCGGCGCTCGCCGATGCCCACGGCGCGCTCGTCGTCACCGACTGGGACGAGTTCGCGGTGCTCGACGAGGAATTCGACGACATGGCCCAACAGATCGTCGTCGACGGCCGGCGAATCGTCGAGCCCCGGGACGGAATGACCTACGAAGGACTGACCTGGTGA
- a CDS encoding alpha/beta hydrolase: protein MTGPHQNQPLVTAGVSLEAAEAAVVLVHGRGATARSIVQMTDEFDHDDIAYLAPQAARNTWYPNAFTAPVESNEPGRTSGLQAIADAVSKANEADIPTDRVMILGFSQGACLASEFVGRNPTRYGGLAVLSGGLIGEDVAPDDYDGDLADTSVFLGCSDVDPHIPEERVRTTADVFERMDADVTMRLYEGMSHGINEDELRAVADLLDGLTRDGSQ from the coding sequence GTGACTGGACCCCATCAAAACCAACCCCTCGTGACGGCCGGCGTGTCCTTGGAGGCTGCCGAGGCCGCTGTCGTTCTCGTTCACGGCCGCGGAGCGACCGCTCGGAGTATCGTCCAGATGACCGATGAGTTCGATCACGACGATATCGCGTATCTCGCCCCACAAGCCGCCCGCAACACGTGGTATCCGAACGCGTTTACCGCACCCGTCGAGTCGAACGAACCCGGGCGCACGTCGGGGCTGCAAGCCATCGCTGACGCCGTGAGTAAAGCCAACGAAGCGGACATTCCAACGGACCGTGTGATGATTCTTGGCTTCTCACAGGGCGCGTGTCTCGCGAGCGAGTTCGTCGGGCGCAACCCAACGCGTTACGGTGGGCTTGCAGTCTTGAGCGGCGGTCTCATCGGTGAAGACGTCGCCCCCGACGACTACGACGGTGACCTCGCGGACACGTCCGTGTTCCTCGGCTGTAGCGACGTGGACCCACACATCCCCGAAGAACGAGTCCGTACGACAGCCGATGTCTTCGAACGGATGGACGCCGACGTGACCATGCGTCTCTACGAAGGAATGAGCCACGGCATCAACGAGGACGAACTTCGTGCGGTGGCCGATCTCCTCGATGGCCTCACTCGGGATGGATCCCAGTGA